A stretch of DNA from Gimesia chilikensis:
CGCTTCGTGCAGATTATGACGGGGAACCAGCACTGGGATCACCATACCAGCATGCGGACTTCACTGCCGCGAACCTGTAAGCGGGTGGATGTGCCTTCCGCAGGTCTGGTCAAAGACCTCAAACAACGCGGTCTACTGGATGAAACCCTGGTTCACTGGGGTGGTGAAATGGGTCGTCTTCCCGTGATCCAGAACGATGCCGGAGTCGCAAAGCAGGGCCGCGATCATAACACCTATGGCTTCACTCAGTGGATGGCCGGCGGTGGTCTGAAGAGCGGTATGACGTATGGCGAGACCGACGACTTTGGTCACCATGCCATCAAAGACAAAGTCAGCCACAGCGACTATCACGCTACTCTGATGCATCTGTTTGGTCTCGACGCCGAGCAGTTAACCTTCACCCGTAACGGGGCAGAGCAGACGCTGATTGATGGTCAGCCCAGCCGTATCGTGCATGACATCATTGCTTAATGGCAGATGCACTGACGACAACTGAGAATCAATGAAAAACGCCCTGCATTACAGCAGGGCGTTTTTTGTTTGCTCGATCGAAGCGGATTCGCTTACTTGACGGGAACCGCGATCATATCCATCAGCAGGATCCGGTTCGGAATGCCTACACTTTTGACGGTCGCCTTGGAGGCTGCCGGGGGCCGCTTCGGATTGTAGTATTCCTGGCGGATCTTACCGAAGTCGCCACTGATTTCATTGTCGGAAACATAGTAAGTCGCTTTGGCCAGATGCTCCATATCGCTGCCTGCTTCCGTCACAATCGCTCTCAGCTGATCAAAGGCGCTGTGAATCCGCGTACTGTAATTACCCGGCTCTTTAGAAGTGATTCCCGAAACATAGATCCGGTCACTCACTTCGGCAATCGCGACGCGACTGTAGACGGGGGACGCTTTCATCCCGGTCGGCGTCTTGTAGACGATGGTCTCCGCAGGACGGGAGGCTGGTGCCGGTTCAGGCAATGCGACGATCATTTCGATCTCGACCGGCAGGGTGGAAAACCATTCCACCAGAGTGACCGGCGGGCGGCGTTTCTCGGGGAAGAAACTGTCAATCACCTCCGCGGAACTCTCTCCCTGTTTCATCGGGGTGAGAAACGCTTTGAGGTGCACGATGTTTTCGGGAGAGCCACCCAGGAACTTCAGTGTCTGGTGAAGTTCTTCCATGGTCTTTTTCGTGGCTTCTTCCAGTGTGTCCGCTTTGACGGCCTGACCGGAAATGTAGGCGGTCCGTCCTGCGGGTAACAGGGCGACACGGAACCCGGAGACATTGTCGTTGTAGATCTCCGTCTTCGTGATCTTTTTCTCTGAGTCGAGTGCAGCCACCACATCCATGGCAACCAGAGCCTTGGGATCTGGGAGTTTGGTCACCACGAAAGTGCAGGCGGGCTGAACTTTGAATTTCAGTTCTTTGACCAGTCGCTGTTTGACCTCGGAGACCAGTTCTTCCCGGGCCACGTAGACGTTGAGTTTCACAATGCGATACAGGGTGGCATCGACTTTGCCCAGCAGGTAATCCAGATTCTGCAGGACCATCGCAGTCTGATCTCCCGCATTTCCTGCCACGACCTGTCCCCCATTGAAATTGATCGGCAGGATCTGGGACGTATGTGCGAGCACACTGTTTTTGACGACAGCACACTGAGAAGTTCCTGTCTCGGCGGACGGATTCAGATAGGCCACCTCGGCCGTAGCCGATCCGGTCAGAGCCAGCAGTGCAACGGTTGTCAGTAGATTCGTCAGGGATTTCATGAGAGAGTTCACCATTAAAAAGAATCGAACGTAAATACTCCCCGGGCACATTGCCCGGGGAAGTGTTGGGTCATTTCAAACGCCAGAATTCATCGAAGAAGTTGGCATCAACCACTTTTCCGGGATACTGACTGCCAGCCGGAGTGCGTAAATCAATGATTGCCCAGTCGGGCAGCATCGGCACCTGGCGGGCATTATTCAGATAGGCATACTCGCGATAAGTAAACCCGCTGTTGAGAACTACGTATTTCTCCGGATTCAGTGGGTTAGGGAAGATCAACACGGGAGCGTGATGGTCGGCAGCATACTGCTTGTTGCCCACAACGATCATCTCCTGGTTCCACTGAATCGGCAGCTTGTCGATGATTTTCTTCAGGATCTGATTGCTCTGCGGGTCGCCCCAGAGCACCAGGTTGCTCGCGGCGATTTCCTTGTCCGTGATCTGTGAGTCTTGCATCACGCGGGCATCACCGCGGAACTGCTGACGCCAGTGCACGATCGCATGCTTCATTTCAGATTGCACCCACTTCTCAACCGTTGGTGAGGCAGATTTGCCGGACGGAGAGACAAAGATGAACGAATCCATAAAGGCATCGTCGATCGGACCCTGCAGATTGTGCTTTTTGACGAGTTGCCCCTTGGCATATTCAGCAGGGCCGACCTGCCAGCCAGCATCGGCTTTATGAAACGAGACCTGCCAGGAACGGTCTGAGAGAGGGCGAGGGGCTTTCAGTTCAGCACCGTCTACTTTGACTGTGACGGGATGCGTCATGTCCAGTGGTGCTTCGCCGGGAGCCATCTTCAGTGTGAAAGCAGTGGCATTCTGTGTTTTGACCTCCACCCGGTTGCCTCCCGGCAGGCGGGCATCAATACGGCCCTGGGTCCATTCTTCGCCCATCGCATCCAGGGTCACCCAGTCCATCTGATTGTATTTGAGGGTATAGGTGACCAGGTGAATGGTGGAAGGCACCCGCTGTCGCCCTACGCGGGCCAGGGAATCCATTTTCTCTTCGATGATTACCTTGGAGTCGGGATGAATCCGGTGTGCGGTTTCCGGACCGATGATGTGGACCATGTCGATGCCTACTTTGGCGAGTGCTTCCTCCATCACATCGGCTGCCTGCTTTTGTTTATCGATTTCACCACTGTAGGCAACTGTCGGACATTGAAACAGGTTCAAGGCATACCCGGGGCAGTCGTAGAGCTGCCAGAGTTTCTCCTCGTACCAGGTCGGCTTCAGTTCTTCGTTCTGGAAGACATCCAGGAAGAGCGGGGTTTCGGAGAAGCCTGCTCCTGGATTTGCGGCAAACCAGCGGTCAGCATAATGGACGGCAAACTGCCAGCAGGCAGCGCCTCCCATCGAGAATCCACGAACCGCGACGCGATCATCGTCGATGCGGTAATTCTGTTTTGTTGATTCCAGTGCTTCCAGGACATCGACTTCGCCGGCGAATTTAAACGCATTCGAGTAGCGGCCGTAGGGGTGCAGGACAATCGTGTCAGTCGGAGTGTACTGCCCGCGGGAACGCTGTGCCTGGTTAATGAAATTAACTTCACTCAGACGCTCGCCCCGTCCGTGGAACCAGAGGTCACAGCGGTACTGGCTCTTACCCAAGAAAGTGTAGCTCTCGGGAATGACCAGGCCGTAAGGCTGAACCGTCTGATCGATTTTCGAGATATAGCCGCGGACGACCAGGCCGGTCTGTTTTGTCCAGGGGGCTTCCCCTTTCAGCAGCTGGTCGGCTCGCTCCTGTCCCTGTTCGAGCAGCTTCGAGCCCACTCCGATTTCCCGTTCGTGGAAAAATTCCTGGTATTCCAGGGCACAGCGAACGGCCCGATGGTAGATTTCGACATCGGGGATCAGGGAACGAATGCGGGCATCTTTGGTCTTTTTAAGCTGATCGATTGACGACTTGAGTTTCGCCAGCCCCTCTTCCAGTTGAGCACGCTGTTTCTCAGGAACTTCGACACCTAGCGCGGGAATGCGGCGGACCTGGTCGGGCAGATTATCCTTCGGGCCATCCGCGTACAGCAGGCTGGAAGACCAGCAGGCCGCCAGGATGAGTGGGATTGTAATTTTGACAAGATATTTTTGTGGTAATTTCATAGGATGAATCTCGCAGGAACCAGGAATGATGTAACTTCTTAAACAGTGGTCACTAAGCTTGGTATTCATATCATGTCTGAATCCGCCTCGTTTGAAAACTCCTGCAGTCCAGATTATCCCTGATCGGGTAAAGAGGCGAAATCGCTCACAATTGGCATGGACCCTCTAAAAACTGTCTGTTAGAACACCGGCCAGAGCCTGCCCCGGCTGGAAGAATTTAGTTTTCCAGGAAGCTGAGTTCACTCAACAAAATTGAAACGGAGTTCGGAAATGATAAACAGAATGATTGTTGTTCTACTGTGCTTCGGGGGAATGTCTGATCTGTGCTTAGCCGATGGTTTCGTTCCCGGTCGTAAGTATTTTGTGAAAAATACCTATACGCCGCGTCCGGTGAAAACAAAGTCCCTCAAAGAACTGCCTTTTGAAGTGGAAGCCGCGCAACTCAGAGTCCTGATGGGGGAGGACGGTCGGTGTTTCGTCAGTCTCAAAGGCAATGCTCGGCTGCTCTGTGGTCAGACTCGGTATGCTGCAGATCAGATCGAGGTTTCTTATGGAAGTCCGGATGATCTCTGGATCCAGCTGCGAGGGCATGTAGAGATTGAAAATGCACAGGACCAGTTGCGAATGACCGCTCAACGAGCGATTCTGGAGAAAGGACAGCGCTATCTCAGGCTGCAGTCCCGTCAGGGAGAAGAAGTAACACTTTCAACGACCCAGGGGACACAAACTACTCAGATTCGTGCGGGTTACATCGACCTGTTTTATAAAAACCTGGATACCCTGCTGATTCATCCCACAGTTCACGTCACGATGAAAGTGCTGCCAGCAACGCCTGCACAGCGGATCGAGGTTACCGGAGGGCAGTCAAATCCGTTTGATTTCTTCAGTGGGATCGAACTGGCTGCGATCAAATTCTATTCAGAGGAATGGATAGCCACAGCGAGGAAACCATAAATTCTACATTCTGAAGTTCTGTAAAATTGACAAGTTCTTATAAATGAATCTGAAAGGGAGATCAGAAATGTTGATGAGAATTCTGACCCTATTGATGTGTCTGAATTTTGCTCAGATGTTGAGTCTGGCAGATGAGGCGACTCTACTAGGACTTCATGGCAATGAGAAGAGTCCAATGGCTGGTGAAAAAACGCTGGTAGTTGGTTGTTTTCGAATGAAAGCTGAGGATCTGGATTTTCATGTCACTCCAGAAGGACATTACCATATCAAGCTAAAAGGAAAGACGCAGCTGGTCTGTGGCCAGACACGGCTTTCTGCAGACCAGATGAATGCAACCTTTAAATACCGAGATCGAGGAGAGATTGAACTAGCGGGTAACGTTGAAATCGAAAATATTCATGATCAACTGCGGATGTTTGCCAGGGAAGCACGCATATTCTGGAGCAAGCAGCGCCGAACACTGATACTTAACAATCGGGACCACGAACTAGTAAGGTTGATTCGAATGTCTGATAAAAAGACAACATTGGTTGAGGCATCGAAGATACATATTGGTTACCTGAAACCTCATCAATTGCGTATTTTGGCCGTTGAAAATTCCAAAATTGAGGAGCGTCCGTGCCGTTCTACAGACAAGGTGAAATTCGAAGCTACCGAGCGGAGTGGCTTCGATTTTTTTGATAAGATCTCCATCACAGAATTCAGTGCTCATCATGGAAAAAAGACGAGCCGCGGTAGCCAGAAGATATCGAAAACTGAATTCCTGCAACTGCTTAAGTAGGTTTCCGGCGGGTTGCGCACGATTCTGCCTGCGCTCGATGGGGCCAAAAATCCCTCTTGACCTGTTTTTCACAATGCCATAAGCTCCCGATCCACATTAATCTCTCTCTCAAAATCAAATCTCAATTTCTCTTCAGGTTTTCTACTTTGTCGATTCCGGCACTGTCTGATTCCTCAGGTTCATTTCAGTAATTTTACTGATGCAGGGACAGGTTCTCGCGAACGGTCCGTCTGCCTGTTGATCAACGTCCGTCCGGCTTCGGTTAAGGTGGGGAACACACATTCTGAAAAGACTGTATTCTCACAAACGGGGTCGTACTGTGAAGAACTTTGTCAATCCGTTCATCGTGCTGATCACACTGGCGTTTTCATTCGCCGGATGCCAGGAACTCGATTTGAAGCCACAAAGCTGGCTGAAAAATGTCAACATGCGGTCGCAAAGCCCGGATGAGGAGGAGGAAGACTTCTCCGAGCTGGAAAAATTCGAGACAAAGGTCGAAACGCCCTTTGTGGGAGATTACACACAGATTACCGGGAAGAACCTGATCGCCCTGCAGGGGGTCGGCCTGGTGACCGGCCTCAAAGGGACGGGCGGCAATCCACCTCCGTCCGTGCACCGCGAAGCACTGCTGCGTGAGATGCGCCGCCGGAATGTTAAAAACCCGAACATGATTTTACGCGACCCGTCTACCGCGCTGGTTATTGTGAAAGCCTATCTGCCTCCGCTGATTCGCAAAGGGGAGAGCTTCGACGTGGAAGTCTACCTGCCTGGTAACAGCGAAGCGACCAGCCTGGAAGGAGGCTGGTTGATGGAAGCATACCTGGCTGAACAGGCAATGATTCAGGGACGCGGTCTGCTCAAAGGTCATATCCTGGCGAAAGCCAAAGGTCCAATTCTGATTCCGCCAATGGGTGAAGATGTCGAAGTTGCCAACGGCATGCTCCGCCGTGGTCGTATTCTGGCCGGTGGGGTCTCCACCGCGGAAGACCGGGATCTGGCACTGTACCTGCGAAACGATTTCAAGAGTATTCGTAACGCGCAGCGTATCGCCAACAAGATCGGCACACGGTTCCATCATTATGATCAATACGGAATCGAAGAGCCTCTGGCTGAAGCCAAGACAGATAAGAAAGTGGTGCTGAAACTCAAGCCACGCTACAAACACAACGATTCACGTTATCTGCAGGTCGTGCGGTATATCGCCTTCCGGGAAACCGATGTGGCGCAGCGCGTACGCATGCAGAAGCTGAGTGAAGAAATTATGATCCCCGAGAAAGCGGAACGGGCTTCCATTCAACTGGAGGCCATCGGTAAGAAATCGATTCCGATTCTCAAGATGGCTTTGAAGAGTCCGTTGCTCGAAGTCCGCTTCCATGCTGCGGTCGCGCTGGCTTACCTGGGAGAAGGAGCGGGTCTGAAGCATCTGGCTGAAGCCGCCCGCGAGGAACCTGCGTTCCGCGTCTATGCCCTGGCTGCGATGTCGGCAATTGACGAGCCGGAGGCACACCTCTACCTGCGGGATCTGATGTGCATGACCAGTGCCGAAACCCGTTACGGGGCTTTCCGGGCACTCTGGACTCTGGATAAAAATGATCCCTTTATTCGTGGTGAAGACATGAATGGTCAGTTCCTGCTGCACGTTCTGCAGACGGAACTGGAGCAGGGAACCAGTCACGATCCCGATCAGAAAGAGGGCAGCAATGCCCGTAATGGCGGGCCGATGATTCATATCACGCACCGGAAACATCCGGAAGTAGTCCTGTTTGGTTCTGAGCAGGAGTTCCGGGTTCCCATGGCAGTGCGGGCCGGCGAAGTGCTGGTGACCGGGGCTGCCGGCAGTGAGGAAGTGATTGTCAGTAAATACGAAGTCGGCGAACCCGACCAGCGAAAGAAGGTCTCACGGAACATTGCCGTTGTGATTCGCACCGCTGTGGAGATGGGAGCCAGCTATCCCGATATCGCCGCCATGATCCTGCAGGCACACCGCCAGGGGAACATTGACGCACAGGTTGAAATCGACGCACTGCCAGAAGGGGGCCGGATGTACTTCCGACCCGAACCGGAAGATTCACTGATGGCTCTGAAATCGGGCGAGATGAAATCTACGAAGCCGAAACGTCGTAAAGGTTCACGCGTCGGCAACGAAAATATGGTCCCCAATATCTTCCACGATGGAGCTCCTCAGTCGAAACGTTCCAAAAAATCGGAGTATGAAGAGGAAATGCGGGAACGGGCAGAGGCAGAAGGTGATTCAGACAACAAAGGTGAAGCCAGTCTGTCTGATACACGGAAGCCGAAAGCCAGTCCCACGGATGAGGAAGGGAAATTCGTGAAGCGGGGTGCCTTCGATAGCTGGTTACGTTACTTCAAAAAATAATCCGGCAAGGACGGTCAGGCACCTTGATTGTAAGCACCGTGCCTGACTCCCTGCTCATTAAGACGTCTGTTGTTTAATTTCCCGTTTAAGGTTTAGTGATGCTGAAATCATTGGAACTGTTCGGCTTTAAGAGTTTTGCCGATCGGACCATCTTTGAATTTTCGGAAGGCATTACTTGCGTTGTCGGGCCCAACGGAAGTGGTAAGAGTAACGTTGTCGATGGAATCAAGTGGGTTTTGGGTGACCAGAGCCCCAAGAGTCTCCGAGGCAAGGATATGACCGATGTGATCTTCAACGGATCCAAAGGTCGTAAAGCAAACGCCTATGCTGAAGCAACGTTGACGTTCAAGAATACCGAACGGTTTCTGGATATCGACGCCGAAGAGGTTCATATCGGACGCCGTCTCTGGAAGAACGGCGATTCGGAATATCTGCTCAACCGGAATCCGGTACGTCTGAAAGACATTCGCGACCTGTTCATGGGGACTGGGGCCGCTACCTCGGCCTACAGCATTATTGAGCAGGGACGCGTCGATCAGATTCTGCAGGCCAATGCGGCTACCCGGCGCGTCGTCTTTGAAGAGGCAGCGGGTATCAGTCGGTATAAAGCCCGCAAGGTCGACGCCGAACGGAAACTGGAACGGGTCGGACAGAATATTCTCCGCCTGACGGACATCGTCGACGAGGTGGAAGCCCAGCTCAACTCAACGCGGAGCCAGGCCTCTAAGGCGGCGAAATATCGTGAGGCATCAACCGAGCTGCGCAAACTCTGGATGGGGATGGCCGCCGATGACTGGCGACATCTGACCGCCCAACTCTCAACCTTGCATAACCAGATCGGTCAGTACCAGAAGCGGATCGATGAACTGAATGCGGGTTACCAGGAATACGAAGATAAGCTGGGCGCCATCGACGCAGAAGTATCCGAATTCGAGGATCAACTCCGCACCGTGGAAAAGCAGCTGTCCACTCACCGCGAAGGGATCGCCGGAAACCAGACTGCCATCGAACATCAGCTTGAGCGGAAAACGGAATTCGAAACCGAAATCACCCGGCTGCGTAAGCAGCGGATTCTGATGGCCAGGCGTACGACCGAAATCCAGCGGGATCTGGAAGCGGTCAAACAGGAGAAAGAAAATTCCGAAGCCGGCTTTGAACTGCAGCGGGCAAAACTGCAGGAAGCCCAGGAACGCATTACCGTGGTCACTACGGAACTGGATGCGATCAGCGAAGAAATTCAGCAGAAGCGGCAGCAGATGCACGAGTTCAACAAGCAGTCGCTGGCTTTGGATAATCGTCTGTTTTCCATGCAGACTCAGCAGGAAACCGTAAGTAACTCGATGACCAAGGCGAATGAAAAACGCCTGCAGCTGGAAGCACGCGTCGAAGAGGCCGAGGCGGTGGTCGAAGAGTGTACTGCGCGCTTCCGCACCGCCGGGGACAAAGTCGCCGAGTTCGCACAGGCACTCTCTGCCGTCGATGAAAAACAGCAGGATCTGCTCAGTCAGCAGGATCAGCGTACACAACAGCTGTCCGAATTGCGGGAACGTCGCTCTGCGTATCAGGCTCGCAAAAGCGTACTGGAAGATCTGGAACGTCGGCAGGAAGGCTTGAGCATCGGCGTGAAAGACATTCTGAACCGCGCCCAGACCTCAAATTATCCCCCCTGGAATACCATCCTGGGGAGCGTGGCGGATCTGCTGGATGTTGATCTGGAACAGGCGGCTCTTCTCGAAGTCGCTTTGGGCAGTCGGTCACAGCTGCTGGTAATCAGTGAGTTTGATCCCCTCTATCAGTTTTTAAAAGAGGGCAAGTATTCCATTTCCGGCCGCGTCGGTTTTATTACGCATCCCTCTGCGAATGCTGCCGAACCGAATGCGGCGAGTGGGTTCACACTGTCGGCAGATTCCCTGGTTCCAGAGAGCTTTGGCGTACCGACAGCAGAGTCGGGAAAAACGACGAATTCTCCGGAAGGGGTGCTGGATCTGAGCAGCGAGCGGGGAGTGATTTATCGTGCCGATCAGCTGGTGAAAGATACTCCTCAGAACCGTCAGCTTGCGGAACTGTTATTGACCGATACCTGGATCGTGGATTCCCTGGAGACGGCTGTTCGCCTCTCCCGCGAGGAAGGGAAGCAGTGTCGGTTCGTTACTCTGCAGGGTGAACTGGTCGAGGAAAACCTGTCGATTTTCGTTGGGGCAATCGGTGGAGAATCAGCGATTTTCACTCGCCGTAGTGAACTGCGAAAACTCAAGAATGATCTGATTCGCATCGACCGCACACTGAATGATAACGAAGTCGCGTTGGAGAAGCTTGACGAACTGTTGTCGACGGTGGACGGGGAACGCAGTGCCTGCCAGGAGCAGATGCAGGAAGCGTCCGAAGCACTGGCCACGGAAAAAGCAGCCAAGGTTTCTGCAGAACAGAAGCAGGAACAGTTGAACGAAGAACTGGCAACGGTTCTCAGTGACCTGCACGATCTGGAAGCACATTCCGCGAAACTGACTGCGGAATCAGAAGCGGTGCTGGGCGAGAAGCAGGAGCTGGAAGCGGAACTGGATCGCCTGAACGCACTGATTCAGGAAGGTGAACAGCAGCTGCTCGATAAGCAATGCGAAGTCCAGGAACTGAAAGAACAGCAGAATGCACGCAAGCTGGAGCTGGCGACGCATGAGGAACGTCTGGCCGGTCTGGAACAGCGTTTCAGTCGCCTCAACAGCGAATCGGAACAACGACACCAGCAGCAGGAAGAATCGAATCGGCGGTATGAATCTTCTCTGGAGAAGAATTCCCAGATCAATCTACACATTTTGAATACGCGTGCCTTGCTGGATGAACAGCTGCTGGTTCAGGAAAACTTCCTGGAGCAGGCACGCAACCTGACTCTGTTGCGGGATGAGAAACGCCAGTACAAGAAACAGTTGAGTTCCGAAGAGGCAGCGATTCGCAAGGAACGTCGTGAGCTGAGCGATAAGAAGCACGAAGAGGAATTCAAGACGCGCGACATCGAGCATGAAATCAAGACGCTGGCCGAGCGAATTGAGGAAGAGTACCAGCTCACTTTGGAAGAAATCGTCTCCTCGGGTGAATCGATTCTCAAACAGCACCTGGAAGAGATCGCGGAAGCGGAACGGGAACAGGCTGCTGAGGAAGAAGCCGAAGTCGCTCAGGTAGAGGAAACAGATCCGGAAGCAGAAAACGAGATCGAGCAGGATGCGCTCAGTGCAGACTTCGAATCAGCGACCCCGGAAGAACCGGTCGAAATCGAGCTGGTCAATGAAGATGATGCGTTGACCGAACCGGGTTTCAATGCGGAGCTGTACCTCGAAATTCGTCCCGAGATTGAAGCCCAGGTGAACCGACTGCGGCGGAAAATCAAGATGATGGGCAGCATCAACTCGGACAGTCTGAAAGACCTGGACGAACTGGAGTGCCGCTTTGAGTATATGAAGTCACAGCTGGATGACCTCAACGAGGCCAAGTCGTCACTGGAAGAAATCATCCGCCGGATCAATGTCGAAAGCAAGCGACTGTTCTTTGATACGTTCGAAGTGGTGCGGGGGCATTTCCAGGAAATCTTTCGTAAACTGTTCGGCGGTGGTGAAGCCGATATCATTCTGGAAGATCCGGATGATGTGCTCGAATGTGGAATCGAAATCGTCGCTCGGCCTCCCGGAAAAGAATTGCGCGGTCTGACGCTGCTCAGTGGTGGTGAAAAGACTCTGACCGCGGTGGCGCTGCTGATGTCGATCTTCCGCAGCCGGCCCAGCCCGTTCTGTATTCTGGACGAGGTTGATGCCGCGCTGGATGAAGCAAACGTGGAACGTTACGCCGGCCTGATCGATGACTTCAAGGAAACGACCCAGTTCATTATGATCACGCATAATAAACGATCGATGACTGTTGGTAACGTATTGTATGGCGTTACAATGGAACAGTCCGGGGTTTCCAAGCGGATGTCCGTCCGGTTTGATGACATCAGCGAAGATGGTCACTTCAAACAGTCCAGCTCCGGCACAGACGGGGCCTCCGAAGCCGCTTAAACTGTGGCTGCGTATCCGGTTCCAGTTGAGGGGACCGACCCCTTTTCTTTGACACAGCCGAGGTAGCGATGTCT
This window harbors:
- a CDS encoding AAA family ATPase, with translation MLKSLELFGFKSFADRTIFEFSEGITCVVGPNGSGKSNVVDGIKWVLGDQSPKSLRGKDMTDVIFNGSKGRKANAYAEATLTFKNTERFLDIDAEEVHIGRRLWKNGDSEYLLNRNPVRLKDIRDLFMGTGAATSAYSIIEQGRVDQILQANAATRRVVFEEAAGISRYKARKVDAERKLERVGQNILRLTDIVDEVEAQLNSTRSQASKAAKYREASTELRKLWMGMAADDWRHLTAQLSTLHNQIGQYQKRIDELNAGYQEYEDKLGAIDAEVSEFEDQLRTVEKQLSTHREGIAGNQTAIEHQLERKTEFETEITRLRKQRILMARRTTEIQRDLEAVKQEKENSEAGFELQRAKLQEAQERITVVTTELDAISEEIQQKRQQMHEFNKQSLALDNRLFSMQTQQETVSNSMTKANEKRLQLEARVEEAEAVVEECTARFRTAGDKVAEFAQALSAVDEKQQDLLSQQDQRTQQLSELRERRSAYQARKSVLEDLERRQEGLSIGVKDILNRAQTSNYPPWNTILGSVADLLDVDLEQAALLEVALGSRSQLLVISEFDPLYQFLKEGKYSISGRVGFITHPSANAAEPNAASGFTLSADSLVPESFGVPTAESGKTTNSPEGVLDLSSERGVIYRADQLVKDTPQNRQLAELLLTDTWIVDSLETAVRLSREEGKQCRFVTLQGELVEENLSIFVGAIGGESAIFTRRSELRKLKNDLIRIDRTLNDNEVALEKLDELLSTVDGERSACQEQMQEASEALATEKAAKVSAEQKQEQLNEELATVLSDLHDLEAHSAKLTAESEAVLGEKQELEAELDRLNALIQEGEQQLLDKQCEVQELKEQQNARKLELATHEERLAGLEQRFSRLNSESEQRHQQQEESNRRYESSLEKNSQINLHILNTRALLDEQLLVQENFLEQARNLTLLRDEKRQYKKQLSSEEAAIRKERRELSDKKHEEEFKTRDIEHEIKTLAERIEEEYQLTLEEIVSSGESILKQHLEEIAEAEREQAAEEEAEVAQVEETDPEAENEIEQDALSADFESATPEEPVEIELVNEDDALTEPGFNAELYLEIRPEIEAQVNRLRRKIKMMGSINSDSLKDLDELECRFEYMKSQLDDLNEAKSSLEEIIRRINVESKRLFFDTFEVVRGHFQEIFRKLFGGGEADIILEDPDDVLECGIEIVARPPGKELRGLTLLSGGEKTLTAVALLMSIFRSRPSPFCILDEVDAALDEANVERYAGLIDDFKETTQFIMITHNKRSMTVGNVLYGVTMEQSGVSKRMSVRFDDISEDGHFKQSSSGTDGASEAA
- a CDS encoding RidA family protein; protein product: MKSLTNLLTTVALLALTGSATAEVAYLNPSAETGTSQCAVVKNSVLAHTSQILPINFNGGQVVAGNAGDQTAMVLQNLDYLLGKVDATLYRIVKLNVYVAREELVSEVKQRLVKELKFKVQPACTFVVTKLPDPKALVAMDVVAALDSEKKITKTEIYNDNVSGFRVALLPAGRTAYISGQAVKADTLEEATKKTMEELHQTLKFLGGSPENIVHLKAFLTPMKQGESSAEVIDSFFPEKRRPPVTLVEWFSTLPVEIEMIVALPEPAPASRPAETIVYKTPTGMKASPVYSRVAIAEVSDRIYVSGITSKEPGNYSTRIHSAFDQLRAIVTEAGSDMEHLAKATYYVSDNEISGDFGKIRQEYYNPKRPPAASKATVKSVGIPNRILLMDMIAVPVK
- a CDS encoding flagellar basal body P-ring protein FlgI yields the protein MKNFVNPFIVLITLAFSFAGCQELDLKPQSWLKNVNMRSQSPDEEEEDFSELEKFETKVETPFVGDYTQITGKNLIALQGVGLVTGLKGTGGNPPPSVHREALLREMRRRNVKNPNMILRDPSTALVIVKAYLPPLIRKGESFDVEVYLPGNSEATSLEGGWLMEAYLAEQAMIQGRGLLKGHILAKAKGPILIPPMGEDVEVANGMLRRGRILAGGVSTAEDRDLALYLRNDFKSIRNAQRIANKIGTRFHHYDQYGIEEPLAEAKTDKKVVLKLKPRYKHNDSRYLQVVRYIAFRETDVAQRVRMQKLSEEIMIPEKAERASIQLEAIGKKSIPILKMALKSPLLEVRFHAAVALAYLGEGAGLKHLAEAAREEPAFRVYALAAMSAIDEPEAHLYLRDLMCMTSAETRYGAFRALWTLDKNDPFIRGEDMNGQFLLHVLQTELEQGTSHDPDQKEGSNARNGGPMIHITHRKHPEVVLFGSEQEFRVPMAVRAGEVLVTGAAGSEEVIVSKYEVGEPDQRKKVSRNIAVVIRTAVEMGASYPDIAAMILQAHRQGNIDAQVEIDALPEGGRMYFRPEPEDSLMALKSGEMKSTKPKRRKGSRVGNENMVPNIFHDGAPQSKRSKKSEYEEEMRERAEAEGDSDNKGEASLSDTRKPKASPTDEEGKFVKRGAFDSWLRYFKK
- a CDS encoding prolyl oligopeptidase family serine peptidase is translated as MKLPQKYLVKITIPLILAACWSSSLLYADGPKDNLPDQVRRIPALGVEVPEKQRAQLEEGLAKLKSSIDQLKKTKDARIRSLIPDVEIYHRAVRCALEYQEFFHEREIGVGSKLLEQGQERADQLLKGEAPWTKQTGLVVRGYISKIDQTVQPYGLVIPESYTFLGKSQYRCDLWFHGRGERLSEVNFINQAQRSRGQYTPTDTIVLHPYGRYSNAFKFAGEVDVLEALESTKQNYRIDDDRVAVRGFSMGGAACWQFAVHYADRWFAANPGAGFSETPLFLDVFQNEELKPTWYEEKLWQLYDCPGYALNLFQCPTVAYSGEIDKQKQAADVMEEALAKVGIDMVHIIGPETAHRIHPDSKVIIEEKMDSLARVGRQRVPSTIHLVTYTLKYNQMDWVTLDAMGEEWTQGRIDARLPGGNRVEVKTQNATAFTLKMAPGEAPLDMTHPVTVKVDGAELKAPRPLSDRSWQVSFHKADAGWQVGPAEYAKGQLVKKHNLQGPIDDAFMDSFIFVSPSGKSASPTVEKWVQSEMKHAIVHWRQQFRGDARVMQDSQITDKEIAASNLVLWGDPQSNQILKKIIDKLPIQWNQEMIVVGNKQYAADHHAPVLIFPNPLNPEKYVVLNSGFTYREYAYLNNARQVPMLPDWAIIDLRTPAGSQYPGKVVDANFFDEFWRLK